In a single window of the Massilia oculi genome:
- a CDS encoding helix-turn-helix domain-containing protein, with product MSSASELPENVTMLTTTSRRWNGVNVELVEYTCTGRILVQLKRHEESIRLGTKLEEVGRGYAEPRSAPAVPNPHPYTPRPMYFAPAEMALWGYADDARYLRCAAISFDASLLRERMAMSGSPGPMDVPRLRFSDDRVWTLIRLLTDAIGDPDPTSQLYGDSLTAAIAARLCERPRPAKGSGYKLSALQLRDALGYLEARLPARVELAALAQLAGLSQSHYCRAFKASTGMAPYQWQLQARVERAKQLLLNTNACLEDVAVATGFADAVHFGRTFRKMTGATPAAWRLDMRT from the coding sequence ATGTCCAGCGCAAGCGAGCTGCCCGAGAACGTGACCATGCTGACGACGACGAGTCGTCGCTGGAACGGCGTCAACGTCGAGCTGGTCGAGTACACCTGCACGGGCCGCATCCTGGTGCAGCTGAAACGTCACGAAGAGTCGATCCGGCTCGGCACCAAGCTCGAAGAGGTCGGACGGGGATACGCCGAACCCAGGTCGGCACCCGCCGTCCCCAATCCCCATCCTTACACTCCCCGGCCCATGTATTTCGCGCCGGCGGAGATGGCGCTATGGGGTTATGCGGACGATGCCCGCTATCTCAGGTGCGCGGCGATCAGCTTCGACGCAAGCCTGCTCCGCGAGCGCATGGCAATGTCCGGTTCGCCGGGACCGATGGACGTGCCCCGGCTACGCTTCTCGGATGACCGGGTGTGGACCCTGATCAGGTTGCTGACCGACGCGATCGGCGACCCCGATCCCACCTCCCAGCTGTACGGCGACTCGCTCACCGCGGCGATTGCCGCAAGGCTTTGCGAACGGCCCAGGCCGGCCAAAGGCAGCGGATACAAGCTCTCGGCGCTGCAGCTCAGGGATGCGTTGGGCTATCTCGAGGCCAGGTTGCCGGCGCGGGTCGAGCTGGCGGCACTCGCGCAACTGGCCGGCTTGTCGCAGTCGCACTACTGCCGCGCCTTCAAGGCGTCGACCGGAATGGCGCCCTATCAGTGGCAGTTGCAGGCGCGTGTCGAGCGCGCCAAGCAACTGCTGTTGAACACCAATGCTTGCCTGGAGGACGTCGCCGTGGCCACCGGCTTCGCCGACGCGGTGCACTTCGGCCGCACCTTCCGCAAGATGACCGGCGCGACGCCCGCGGCGTGGCGGCTGGACATGCGAACCTAG
- a CDS encoding putative bifunctional diguanylate cyclase/phosphodiesterase produces MNTENPDLMYRLLVQGVVDYAIYMLTPAGVVSSWNAGAQRAKGYTAGEIVGRHYACFYGAEERDAGLPDINLEIATRTGRFEDQGWRVRKDGSAFWAHVVIDAIRDDDGALVGFAKITRDITERYQQQRKLVEAKELAEAYSRQMASLSDFLDSVIANIPASVLVLDVASRTILLANQQAQRLFAQACVDLKGLAVGDCLSPGVAEYVERQTAHAAPTRVGLDDAVLVETSVGQRSLRSRTVPGKQPNGEGEYVLIITEDVTDELAAYAQIHHMAQHDGLTNLPNRNLFNERLNAALASSAEDGSGVGILCLDLDNFKNINDAYGHGFGDKILLTLASRLRKCLRDQDTLARLGGDEFAVVLPRVKRLEEAQQAAQRLIEAVAPAFSIDGHSFAVGISVGIALSTPAGSTAEQLLQHSDMALYEAKRNGRNRHEVFRPELEAAARVRRQIEIDLRRALHRGELQMHYQPIVEKAGNRISGYEALMRWRHPERGAIPPIDFIPIAEETGLIHELGARALNLACQEAATWTNGETIAVNLSPIQFKSSELVSMVALALADSGLAAERLELEITESVLLDNSDGNIRTLKALKKLGVRISLDDFGTGYSSLSYLRSFPFDKIKIDKSFVQEIGQSREAMAIIRAITGLSSSLLIETTAEGVETEEQLRRLMEEGCSHFQGYLFGRPEAAENRIQRLDWPAV; encoded by the coding sequence ATGAACACCGAGAACCCCGACCTGATGTACCGCCTGCTCGTCCAGGGGGTGGTCGACTATGCCATCTACATGCTCACGCCCGCCGGCGTCGTCTCCAGCTGGAATGCCGGCGCCCAGCGCGCCAAGGGCTATACCGCCGGCGAGATCGTCGGCCGCCACTACGCCTGCTTCTACGGCGCCGAGGAGCGGGATGCCGGCCTGCCCGACATCAACCTCGAGATCGCCACCCGCACCGGCCGCTTTGAAGACCAGGGCTGGCGCGTGCGCAAGGATGGCAGCGCATTCTGGGCCCACGTCGTGATCGACGCCATCCGCGATGATGACGGCGCCCTGGTCGGCTTTGCCAAGATCACGCGCGACATCACCGAACGCTACCAGCAGCAGCGCAAGCTGGTCGAGGCCAAGGAGCTGGCCGAAGCCTATAGCCGCCAGATGGCCTCGCTGTCGGACTTCCTCGATTCGGTGATCGCCAACATCCCGGCCAGCGTGCTGGTGCTGGACGTCGCTTCGCGCACCATCCTGCTGGCCAACCAGCAGGCGCAGCGCCTGTTCGCCCAGGCCTGTGTCGACCTGAAGGGCCTGGCCGTCGGCGATTGCCTGAGCCCGGGCGTGGCCGAGTATGTCGAGCGCCAGACGGCGCATGCGGCGCCCACCAGGGTCGGGCTGGACGACGCCGTGCTGGTGGAGACCTCGGTCGGCCAGCGCAGCCTGCGCAGCCGCACGGTGCCGGGCAAGCAGCCCAACGGCGAGGGCGAGTACGTGCTGATCATCACGGAAGACGTGACCGACGAGCTGGCCGCTTATGCGCAAATCCATCATATGGCGCAGCACGACGGCCTGACCAATCTGCCCAACCGCAACCTGTTCAACGAACGCCTCAATGCCGCGCTCGCGTCCAGCGCGGAGGATGGCTCCGGCGTGGGCATCCTGTGCCTCGACCTGGACAATTTCAAGAACATCAACGACGCCTACGGCCATGGCTTCGGCGACAAGATCCTCTTGACGCTGGCCAGCCGTCTGCGCAAATGCCTGCGCGACCAGGACACGCTGGCGCGCCTGGGCGGCGACGAGTTCGCCGTGGTCCTGCCGCGCGTCAAGCGCCTGGAAGAAGCCCAGCAGGCGGCGCAGCGCCTGATCGAGGCGGTGGCGCCGGCATTCTCGATCGACGGCCACAGCTTCGCGGTCGGCATCAGCGTCGGCATCGCGCTGTCCACACCCGCCGGCAGCACGGCCGAGCAGTTGCTGCAGCACTCGGACATGGCCTTGTACGAGGCCAAGCGCAACGGCCGCAACCGCCATGAGGTGTTCCGGCCCGAACTGGAGGCGGCGGCGCGGGTGCGGCGCCAGATCGAGATCGACCTGCGCCGGGCGCTGCACCGTGGCGAGTTGCAGATGCACTATCAGCCGATCGTCGAGAAGGCCGGCAATCGCATCTCGGGCTATGAGGCGCTGATGCGCTGGCGCCATCCGGAACGCGGTGCGATTCCACCGATCGACTTCATTCCGATCGCCGAAGAAACCGGCCTGATCCACGAGCTCGGGGCCCGCGCGCTCAACCTCGCTTGCCAGGAAGCGGCGACCTGGACCAATGGCGAAACGATCGCCGTCAACCTGTCGCCGATCCAGTTCAAGAGCAGCGAACTGGTGAGCATGGTGGCGCTGGCGCTGGCCGATTCCGGCCTGGCGGCCGAGCGGCTGGAACTCGAGATCACCGAGTCGGTGTTGCTCGACAATAGCGACGGCAATATCCGCACCCTGAAGGCCTTGAAGAAGCTGGGCGTGCGCATTTCGCTCGACGATTTCGGCACCGGCTATTCCTCGCTGAGCTACCTGCGCTCCTTCCCATTCGACAAGATCAAGATCGACAAGTCGTTCGTGCAGGAGATCGGGCAGAGCCGGGAAGCGATGGCGATCATCCGCGCCATCACCGGCCTCTCGAGCAGCCTGCTGATCGAGACGACGGCCGAGGGCGTGGAGACCGAGGAGCAGTTGCGGCGCCTGATGGAAGAAGGCTGCTCGCACTTCCAGGGCTATCTGTTCGGGCGTCCGGAAGCGGCCGAGAACCGGATCCAGCGGCTCGACTGGCCGGCCGTCTGA
- the mqo gene encoding malate dehydrogenase (quinone), which produces MRTSLLVVLSCFIVASCSKAPAPSNDKPVDVVLIGAGVMSATLGTMLKELDPELTIEMFERMDSVSAESSDAMNNAGTGHSGFAELNYTPELPDGTIDTKKAVDINEQFEISKQFWAYQVKKEYLGAPNTFINNVPHMAFVWGDDNIQYLRKRYDALQKENLFKGMLYTEDHETIRKWAPLVMNGRDASQKVAATRMDIGTDVNYGTLTRSMVTHLTGTHGMTLNLRSQVEDIKRGKDGLWNVTVKNLADNQLKTVSAKFVFIGAGGGALPLLEKTGIPEAKGYGGVPVGGQWLVTTNQALIEAHHAKVYGKASVGSPPMSVPHLDTRIIDGKKALLFGPFATFSTKFLKNGSWVDLPASIGTGNVRPMVQAGIDNIPLTKYLVEQVMNSQEDRVATLREYFPEARMEDWELVNAGQRVQIVKDDPKKGGLLQFGTEVVASSDGSVTALLGASPGASTAAPIMLKVLKASAFRDKLETPAWQAKMHEMIPSYGRKLNDDPAFANQIRQQSSAALGLKAVTLDVPAATQE; this is translated from the coding sequence ATGCGTACCTCGCTTCTCGTTGTCCTTTCCTGCTTCATCGTTGCATCGTGCAGCAAAGCCCCCGCTCCCTCCAATGACAAGCCGGTCGACGTCGTCCTGATCGGCGCCGGCGTCATGAGCGCCACCCTCGGCACCATGCTCAAGGAACTCGATCCCGAACTGACGATCGAAATGTTCGAGCGCATGGATTCGGTCTCGGCCGAAAGCTCCGACGCGATGAACAATGCCGGCACCGGCCACTCCGGTTTCGCCGAGCTGAACTACACGCCCGAACTGCCGGACGGCACCATCGACACCAAGAAGGCCGTCGACATCAACGAACAGTTCGAGATCTCGAAGCAGTTCTGGGCCTACCAGGTGAAGAAGGAATACCTGGGCGCGCCGAACACCTTCATCAACAACGTGCCGCACATGGCCTTCGTCTGGGGTGACGACAACATCCAGTATCTGCGCAAGCGCTACGACGCCCTGCAAAAGGAAAACCTGTTCAAGGGCATGCTGTACACCGAGGACCACGAGACGATCCGCAAGTGGGCGCCGCTGGTCATGAACGGCCGCGACGCCAGCCAGAAAGTGGCCGCGACCCGCATGGACATCGGTACCGACGTCAACTACGGCACCCTGACCCGCAGCATGGTCACTCACCTGACCGGCACCCACGGCATGACCCTGAACCTGCGCAGCCAGGTCGAAGACATCAAGCGCGGCAAGGATGGCCTGTGGAACGTGACCGTCAAGAACCTGGCGGACAACCAGCTCAAGACCGTGAGCGCGAAGTTCGTGTTCATCGGCGCCGGCGGCGGCGCGCTGCCGCTGCTGGAAAAGACCGGCATTCCTGAAGCCAAGGGCTACGGTGGCGTCCCGGTCGGCGGCCAATGGCTGGTGACGACCAACCAGGCGCTGATCGAAGCGCACCACGCCAAGGTGTACGGCAAGGCCTCGGTCGGTTCGCCGCCGATGTCGGTGCCGCACCTCGACACCCGCATCATCGACGGCAAGAAAGCCCTGCTGTTCGGACCGTTCGCGACCTTCTCGACCAAGTTCCTCAAGAACGGTTCGTGGGTCGACCTGCCGGCCTCGATCGGCACCGGCAACGTGCGTCCGATGGTGCAGGCCGGCATCGACAACATCCCGCTGACCAAGTACCTGGTCGAGCAGGTGATGAACTCGCAGGAAGACCGCGTGGCGACGCTGCGTGAATACTTCCCGGAAGCCAGGATGGAAGACTGGGAACTGGTCAACGCCGGCCAGCGCGTGCAGATCGTCAAGGACGACCCGAAGAAGGGCGGCCTGCTGCAGTTCGGTACCGAAGTCGTTGCATCGAGCGACGGCTCCGTCACCGCCCTGCTGGGCGCTTCGCCAGGCGCTTCGACCGCCGCGCCGATCATGCTCAAGGTGCTCAAGGCATCGGCCTTCCGCGACAAGCTGGAGACGCCTGCATGGCAAGCCAAGATGCATGAAATGATTCCTTCGTACGGCCGCAAGCTGAACGACGATCCGGCCTTCGCCAACCAGATCCGCCAGCAGAGCAGCGCTGCGCTGGGCCTGAAGGCGGTCACGCTGGACGTGCCGGCGGCAACGCAGGAGTGA
- a CDS encoding DNA-binding protein, translating into MAHLDVTLGDVIEAADTLQNDKQQVTIEAVRGIIGAGSTKTIHQHLATWRASHAKPVAAPKAEMPPELLAELGRWAQQYAQDAGAGMRDALARAESDMDALLAAGNELEAERDGLNAELSDARVAREQAQLIADERNEEIERLTAELRNARQIAADALVGKAKDQLAIDGKDAQLADLRQQLERNVAATAAESDARLRAQMELVGVTTERDNLAAEIKELRTTLDNSRSERSNLRAELESLRARK; encoded by the coding sequence ATGGCACACCTGGACGTGACGCTCGGCGACGTCATCGAGGCGGCCGACACGCTCCAGAACGACAAGCAGCAGGTCACGATCGAGGCCGTGCGCGGCATCATCGGCGCCGGCTCGACCAAGACCATCCACCAGCACCTGGCCACCTGGCGCGCCAGCCATGCGAAACCTGTCGCGGCGCCCAAGGCCGAAATGCCGCCCGAGCTGCTGGCCGAACTGGGCCGCTGGGCCCAGCAGTATGCGCAGGATGCGGGCGCCGGCATGCGCGATGCGCTGGCGCGCGCCGAAAGCGATATGGATGCGCTGCTCGCGGCCGGTAACGAACTCGAAGCCGAACGTGATGGCCTGAACGCCGAACTGAGCGATGCGCGGGTCGCGCGCGAACAGGCCCAGCTGATCGCGGACGAGCGCAACGAAGAGATCGAGCGCCTGACGGCCGAGCTGCGCAATGCGCGCCAGATCGCGGCGGACGCGCTGGTCGGCAAGGCCAAGGACCAACTGGCGATCGACGGCAAGGACGCCCAGTTGGCCGACCTGCGCCAGCAGCTCGAGCGCAACGTGGCGGCCACCGCGGCCGAGTCGGATGCGCGTCTGCGCGCCCAGATGGAGCTGGTTGGCGTCACGACCGAACGCGACAACCTGGCGGCCGAGATCAAGGAATTGCGCACCACGCTCGACAACTCGCGCAGCGAACGCAGCAATCTTCGCGCCGAACTTGAAAGCCTGCGCGCACGCAAATAA